TGGCCCGGCAGCTGGGGTTTCGTGTCCTGGCGGTCGTGGACCGGGACAAGGAGACCGCCCAGTCCCGCGGGCAGCTCGACAAGATCAGAGCGGCGTGTGATGCGGTGGTGCGGCTGCCTGCGGGGGCGATCGAGCAGGCGATGCTTGAGGGCATCGGCCTGGACGTCATCGCCGAGGCCAGCACCACACTGACCGTCTATGGCATTCCTGACCCGGTGGCTGGACGCCTCGAGGAGCGGGCGGTCATCGACCTGTGCAAGGTGCTCCACAAGCACGGGCTGCACGAGCAGTTCCTGAGCGCCCTGTACGGCGAGACGAAGACGCATCCGCCGGTGATCGCGACGGTCCTGCTGACGCTCGCCGCGCAGGCGAACGCCGCCTACCGCGGCCCGGAACAGGTCGATCTCCTTTCGCTGCCCCGCCCCCAGGCCGTCCCCAGGGATGCACCCAAGGCAGACGAAGCATGATCTACAAGCCGAACGATGCCCAGCGCAGCGTCATCTCCAGCCAGGCCCCGGCGCTGGTGGTGCTGGGAGGGGCCGGCACCGGGAAAACGGTCACCGCCGTGGCAGCGGCCCGTGAGCATCTCCACGCCGCCGACGGGCAGTTGCTCGCCGTCCGGCAGAAGCTCGTGAAGCAGGGGGTACGCAGCAGCATGCCAGCGCGGACGCGGGCACTGTTCCTGTCGTTCTCCCGCACCGCGGTGTCACAGATCATGGATCGGGCGGCGGGCGTGATCGGACGCCTCGGCCCGCGGCTCGAGGTCGCGACGTTCCACGGATTCGCCTGGCGGATCATCACGGGCTTCGGCGCACATCACGGATTTCCTCCGCCACAGACGGTGCTGAGCAGCGCCAACAGTCGCGTTCCCGGCGCCCCGCCGGGCCTGGTCTACGACGACTTGATCCCCTCCGCGAGTGATCTGCTGCGACTGCCCGCCGTCGCGGCTCACTACGCGCAGCGCTACAGCATCGTCATCTGCGACGAGTTCCAGGACACGAGCTCCGCCGAGTGGACCTTCCTCCAGTTGATCGCGCCGTCCGCACGACGGATCTTCCTGGGAGACGTGCATCAGAGCATTTACGGCGGCTTCAAGCCCGGAGTGAGCCCGGCGGCTCGCGTCGACGCCGCCATGGCGCTGCCGGGAGCTTGCAAGATCCAGCTCCCGGCCTCCAGCTACCGCGACCCCAGTGGCGTTCTGCCGGCGGCGGCCGAAGCTGCCCGCGCCCGCTGTTTCGCTGACCCGGCAGTTGCCGAAGCCGCCGGCACGGGCCGCTTGCGTGTGACCCCTGTGCTGCGGGGAACGGGCCACGACGAGGTCCTCGAGCTGGTCCGGCAGGCCCGGCGCGAGAAGGACACCGTCAGCGTCTTCACCCATGGCATCGCAGCCACGACGACACTGTCCGATGCACTGACCGAGGCCCAACTCCCCCACGAACAAATCGGCTTCGGCGAGGCGCACGGTGAAGCACTGGCCGCCCAGCTCAGCCTGATCCAGTTCGCGCTCGGCGATGACAGCGCCCCGGTGCGCAGGACGCTGGCGGTGTTCGTCACCGCGGCCCTGCGCCGGGGCCGACAACTTCCCCCGCTGGCGGGGCAGATGCTGCACTGCACGAACCCGATTCTGGAGCGTCGGCTGATGGG
This DNA window, taken from Streptomyces sp. NBC_01445, encodes the following:
- a CDS encoding UvrD-helicase domain-containing protein, translating into MIYKPNDAQRSVISSQAPALVVLGGAGTGKTVTAVAAAREHLHAADGQLLAVRQKLVKQGVRSSMPARTRALFLSFSRTAVSQIMDRAAGVIGRLGPRLEVATFHGFAWRIITGFGAHHGFPPPQTVLSSANSRVPGAPPGLVYDDLIPSASDLLRLPAVAAHYAQRYSIVICDEFQDTSSAEWTFLQLIAPSARRIFLGDVHQSIYGGFKPGVSPAARVDAAMALPGACKIQLPASSYRDPSGVLPAAAEAARARCFADPAVAEAAGTGRLRVTPVLRGTGHDEVLELVRQARREKDTVSVFTHGIAATTTLSDALTEAQLPHEQIGFGEAHGEALAAQLSLIQFALGDDSAPVRRTLAVFVTAALRRGRQLPPLAGQMLHCTNPILERRLMGLLDDLRAARGGPEAGLGQLADVVSGAYARIGASRGREAWQQAAARTRSTLRLFGGEQSIAAVTTELLRLRDDSLVGSLSPRQRPVQVMNLHQTKGREADTTILLLGPDEFYGYEQEPFPDGSRLLYVVLTRARRTAHLVVPGRPHPLWSPLVAAVSAAASQPAS